A window from Mycoplasma phocoeninasale encodes these proteins:
- a CDS encoding MSC_0882 family membrane protein, translated as MNIEPMFTGDPNSKQDLSTTTNNQRSDVINNSINETILAREKRTLDPQGVIPNGIYRVFRHEKNIKRITIIIDFILALASIIIVLLFVFQPQLFNVKKVDEFKIPWGWYIVPVLLFLITFVNFISESIELLGILRSIVAYRESINSGSSSTPPFISILYRKLALKQVRRTWFVIAIIFYVGLFTLALWGLKDKTLGLLDFKKWISNAFPQENGANIVVYSLCGIMIAILVIFIINTIFRKKRMVDIESFFGISGINYNEIADRKSSAHKFYAKLFFLSILILLILPIVVYIILKKTVLKGK; from the coding sequence ATGAATATAGAGCCTATGTTTACTGGCGATCCGAATAGCAAACAAGATCTCAGCACCACCACTAATAATCAAAGAAGTGACGTAATAAACAATTCCATCAATGAAACGATATTAGCCAGAGAAAAAAGAACACTAGATCCCCAAGGAGTAATTCCAAATGGAATTTACCGTGTATTTCGCCATGAAAAAAATATCAAAAGAATAACTATTATTATTGATTTTATTTTAGCATTGGCATCAATAATTATCGTTTTATTATTTGTTTTTCAGCCTCAACTATTTAACGTTAAAAAAGTAGATGAATTTAAAATTCCTTGAGGTTGATATATTGTTCCCGTGCTACTCTTTTTAATAACTTTTGTTAATTTTATCAGCGAATCCATTGAATTACTTGGTATTTTAAGAAGTATTGTCGCTTACCGAGAAAGTATTAACTCCGGGTCATCTAGCACACCTCCTTTTATCTCAATTCTTTATAGAAAATTGGCTCTCAAACAAGTTCGTCGTACTTGGTTTGTAATTGCGATTATCTTCTATGTTGGTCTTTTCACACTAGCACTATGAGGACTTAAGGACAAAACGCTAGGGTTACTTGATTTCAAGAAATGAATTTCGAATGCTTTCCCACAAGAAAATGGCGCAAACATTGTGGTTTACTCGCTTTGTGGTATAATGATTGCTATATTAGTAATATTCATAATAAATACAATTTTTCGAAAGAAAAGAATGGTTGATATTGAATCATTTTTTGGTATTTCAGGTATAAATTATAATGAAATTGCCGATCGAAAAAGTTCAGCACACAAATTTTATGCTAAACTATTTTTCTTAAGCATTTTAATATTATTGATACTACCAATTGTGGTTTATATTATTCTAAAGAAAACCGTTTTGAAAGGAAAATAA
- a CDS encoding ABC transporter ATP-binding protein: protein MYKYLNPRHKWISATSFLLTCVQVISFLLISLFVGQIVGLISQNSFPDDKNVTIDILRISFTYVSRREAIQYLSIFFAIFLIIGTIGSIFAAVLASYVSTAGAQEIRNYLWKHLSELSQKDIETFTHAKIITRFTIDINRIQYGLISFLRTMIIGPFYLIFGLVFALLTNLNLSITFAIMIPLLTITMIISGSIIIPIFKKEQKMYDKINAESQENVLGAKVIKSYNLEALQSQRFYDANKNWGKVSLKAWHAYNATFNFISLFTNLAIAIVVFVSGINAKSITDPILFRQTVANVTTFTNYVMFITIGVLMISFTIFTIARAKVSTKRVFEIIEKEPNIPFITSDKKVTNGEIVFDHVSFRYFESSEKNVLEDISFSIKPGQTLGIIGPTGSGKSTIARLINYDFRKMSGDIKIDNVKIEELDSKSLRESISLIYQNPTPLSGTIKTNLLLAKPDASDDEIILATKNACAYNFISKFSDQFEHIVEQKGANLSGGQKQRLSIAQGIIRNPKILILDDSTSALDAETEGTVLQNIKNQFAEKKISTVIISQKISSIILADNILVLEHGKIIGSGKHDDLMKENKLYREIAISQMGENNA from the coding sequence TTGTATAAATATTTAAACCCGCGGCATAAATGAATTTCGGCAACATCATTTCTGTTAACCTGCGTTCAGGTAATATCATTTTTATTGATTAGTTTATTTGTTGGACAAATTGTTGGATTAATTTCGCAAAATTCTTTTCCAGACGACAAAAATGTTACAATAGATATTTTACGAATTAGTTTCACTTATGTTAGTCGAAGAGAAGCGATTCAATATTTATCCATTTTCTTTGCTATCTTTTTAATTATTGGAACAATAGGAAGCATTTTTGCTGCAGTTCTAGCCTCTTATGTATCCACAGCAGGTGCACAAGAAATTCGAAATTATTTGTGAAAACATTTAAGTGAACTTTCGCAAAAAGATATTGAGACTTTTACTCATGCCAAAATTATTACTAGATTCACTATTGATATCAATAGAATTCAATATGGATTAATATCGTTTTTGAGGACAATGATTATTGGCCCTTTCTATCTAATTTTTGGGCTGGTATTTGCACTTTTAACTAACTTAAATCTATCGATTACCTTTGCTATTATGATTCCACTTTTAACAATTACTATGATAATATCAGGTTCAATCATTATTCCAATTTTCAAAAAAGAGCAGAAGATGTATGACAAAATAAATGCCGAATCACAAGAAAATGTTTTAGGCGCAAAAGTTATTAAATCATATAATCTTGAAGCACTTCAATCACAAAGATTTTATGATGCTAATAAAAATTGAGGTAAAGTTAGTTTGAAGGCATGACATGCTTACAACGCAACTTTTAACTTTATTTCACTATTTACCAATTTAGCAATTGCAATTGTAGTTTTTGTTTCAGGAATAAATGCCAAATCAATTACTGACCCAATTCTCTTTAGACAAACTGTTGCTAATGTCACTACATTCACAAACTATGTTATGTTTATAACAATCGGTGTTTTAATGATTTCATTTACAATTTTCACAATTGCCAGAGCAAAGGTATCAACCAAGAGAGTATTTGAAATCATTGAAAAAGAACCAAATATTCCTTTTATAACTTCGGATAAAAAAGTTACTAATGGTGAAATAGTTTTTGACCATGTCTCATTTCGCTACTTTGAGTCATCAGAGAAAAATGTTCTAGAAGATATTTCGTTTTCAATCAAACCAGGTCAAACACTTGGTATTATTGGACCAACTGGTTCAGGTAAAAGCACTATTGCTCGGCTAATAAACTACGACTTTAGAAAAATGTCGGGTGATATTAAAATTGATAACGTTAAAATTGAAGAGCTTGATAGTAAATCATTGCGTGAAAGTATTTCTTTAATTTATCAAAATCCAACACCTTTGAGTGGAACAATTAAAACAAATCTACTACTTGCTAAACCAGATGCTTCGGATGATGAAATTATTTTAGCCACTAAAAATGCCTGTGCTTATAATTTCATCTCCAAATTTAGCGACCAATTTGAACACATTGTTGAACAAAAAGGTGCTAATTTATCAGGTGGCCAAAAACAAAGGCTATCAATTGCCCAAGGTATTATTAGAAATCCAAAAATTTTAATTCTAGATGACTCAACATCGGCACTAGATGCCGAAACTGAAGGCACTGTTCTACAAAATATTAAAAATCAATTTGCCGAGAAAAAGATTTCAACAGTTATTATTAGTCAAAAAATTTCATCAATTATTTTAGCTGATAATATTTTGGTTTTAGAGCATGGTAAAATCATCGGATCTGGAAAACATGATGACCTTATGAAAGAAAATAAACTTTATCGTGAAATCGCCATTTCACAGATGGGGGAAAACAATGCGTAG
- a CDS encoding YneF family protein has product MPGWAIALLVILPIVGIVIGGIIGVIFTKKKFEKQIRENPPITEKMIRVMFQQMGRKASEAQIKQVMRSMKNAK; this is encoded by the coding sequence ATGCCAGGTTGAGCAATTGCACTATTAGTAATTCTTCCTATTGTTGGTATCGTAATCGGCGGGATTATTGGAGTTATTTTCACTAAAAAGAAATTTGAAAAACAAATTCGTGAAAATCCTCCAATTACCGAAAAAATGATTCGCGTAATGTTTCAACAAATGGGACGAAAAGCATCAGAGGCACAAATTAAGCAAGTGATGCGTTCAATGAAAAATGCCAAATAA
- a CDS encoding acetate/propionate family kinase translates to MSKILIINAGSSSIKWNLFSSKLQVEAKGVAQRIKMKEGILSLEYQGKKEDISVELPSFLETVKILVSLWKERQIISDFSEISQVAFRVVNGGINLQSTCEVNESSLSYLKDAIDLAPLHNPGAINAIEAFKEYLPNAKMTMHFDTSFHKTLSKLAYTYPINAKLSNELNIRKYGFHGLNHHYISLKTAEILNKKSVNMVSLHIGNGASLCAIENGKSIDTSMGFTPLAGIMMGSRSGDIDPSIIQYVMKAKNMSIDEVMSMLNEKSGMLGVSGISSDLRDVQKVKDSNPQAQFALDLYTTRIADYLINYLNKISGNIDAIVFTAGVGENDAYIRKEVVRKIKLLNLEIDDDINKNLKFQDYKLISTKNSSIPIFVIRAEEELYMAKEAINFFK, encoded by the coding sequence ATGTCAAAAATATTAATAATAAATGCTGGATCAAGTTCAATTAAATGGAATTTATTTTCATCAAAATTACAAGTTGAGGCAAAGGGTGTAGCCCAAAGAATAAAGATGAAAGAGGGCATTTTGTCATTGGAATATCAGGGAAAAAAAGAGGATATTAGTGTTGAATTACCTTCTTTTCTAGAAACAGTAAAAATTCTCGTTTCTCTATGAAAAGAGAGACAAATCATTAGTGATTTTTCAGAAATTTCACAAGTTGCATTTCGTGTTGTTAATGGAGGAATTAATCTACAGTCAACTTGTGAGGTTAATGAATCTTCATTGTCTTATTTAAAGGATGCTATTGACTTAGCACCACTACATAACCCAGGTGCAATTAATGCTATTGAAGCCTTTAAAGAATATCTGCCAAATGCAAAGATGACAATGCATTTTGACACTTCTTTTCACAAAACTTTATCAAAATTAGCATATACATATCCAATTAATGCTAAACTTTCTAATGAGCTCAATATTCGAAAATACGGATTTCATGGTCTAAATCATCACTATATTTCACTAAAAACTGCTGAAATACTTAATAAAAAATCAGTGAACATGGTAAGTTTACACATTGGTAATGGTGCTAGTCTATGTGCAATTGAGAATGGAAAGTCAATTGATACATCAATGGGATTTACTCCACTGGCTGGAATTATGATGGGAAGCCGTTCGGGTGACATTGATCCTTCAATCATTCAATATGTTATGAAAGCGAAAAACATGAGTATTGATGAAGTAATGTCGATGCTAAATGAAAAGTCAGGTATGTTAGGTGTTAGCGGAATTTCGTCTGACCTTCGTGATGTTCAAAAAGTTAAAGATAGCAACCCGCAAGCACAGTTTGCATTAGATTTATATACCACTAGAATTGCTGATTATTTAATTAACTATCTAAATAAAATATCTGGCAACATTGATGCTATTGTCTTTACTGCCGGAGTAGGTGAAAATGATGCCTATATTCGTAAAGAGGTGGTCAGAAAAATTAAACTTCTAAACTTGGAAATTGATGATGATATTAATAAAAATCTAAAATTCCAAGACTACAAATTAATTTCAACTAAAAATAGTTCAATTCCTATTTTCGTGATTCGAGCAGAAGAAGAATTGTACATGGCGAAAGAGGCGATAAATTTTTTTAAGTAA
- a CDS encoding IS30 family transposase has protein sequence MALRETHIHYNIRKYKHITNDERILIQTYMQKSMPIKMIALELNRNVSTIWRELKRNTSYEGNYAANIPCFKALKRHKHKYLFKFEIDQKIIDFTKEFIKFYDKRYHGVKATYNKIKNYFNFKNIPSIRTIFNWIRTNKWTITKDNRLRQYYKKDGKRTSNVIQRLVPNEYVFPIWARSKHIDLREEYGHWELDLIIGKRASGFNNIITLTERKTKVGFAALIKSKDPMKVNSEVKKLVEKNHLEVKSITIDNGIEFEKIGLLAKWIGAIIYKAEPYASFQRGSNENFNGLIRRMWKKGFDFNQITEENLKNVIRDINNMPREILNYETSYDHFMRENFGVIK, from the coding sequence ATTGCGCTAAGGGAGACTCATATCCATTATAACATAAGAAAATACAAACATATTACTAATGATGAAAGAATATTAATACAAACATACATGCAAAAAAGTATGCCTATTAAAATGATAGCTTTAGAATTAAATAGAAATGTTTCCACAATTTGGCGAGAATTGAAAAGAAATACATCATATGAAGGAAATTACGCAGCTAATATACCATGCTTTAAAGCACTTAAAAGGCACAAACATAAGTACTTGTTTAAATTTGAAATAGACCAAAAAATTATTGATTTTACTAAAGAATTTATTAAATTCTATGACAAGAGATATCATGGTGTTAAGGCTACATATAATAAAATAAAAAATTACTTCAATTTTAAAAATATCCCTTCAATTCGGACGATTTTTAATTGAATAAGAACAAATAAATGAACAATAACTAAAGATAATCGGCTTAGACAATATTATAAAAAAGATGGAAAAAGAACATCTAATGTAATACAAAGACTTGTTCCGAACGAATATGTTTTTCCTATATGAGCCAGAAGTAAGCATATTGATTTGCGTGAGGAATATGGGCATTGAGAACTTGACTTGATAATAGGTAAAAGAGCGAGTGGATTTAACAATATCATAACATTAACCGAAAGAAAAACTAAAGTTGGTTTTGCTGCACTAATAAAATCAAAAGATCCAATGAAAGTTAATTCTGAAGTTAAAAAATTAGTTGAAAAAAACCATTTAGAAGTAAAATCAATAACTATCGATAATGGAATTGAATTTGAAAAAATTGGACTTTTAGCAAAGTGAATTGGAGCTATTATATATAAAGCGGAACCATATGCCTCATTTCAACGTGGAAGTAATGAGAATTTCAATGGTTTAATTAGGAGAATGTGAAAAAAAGGCTTTGATTTTAACCAAATAACTGAAGAAAATTTAAAAAACGTTATCAGAGATATAAATAATATGCCAAGAGAAATTTTAAATTATGAAACCTCATATGACCACTTTATGAGAGAAAATTTTGGCGTCATAAAATAA
- a CDS encoding ABC transporter ATP-binding protein → MRSLDPFKAPKNLSEMSKVEKKTYFKNNRKIKLDSFKRLIKYLNYRRGILFGIIITMLISIICSTLIVFALGYITDNFLTYNFIHNDYNASQFAGAIGVLVVLSILQQVFNYWSNALSVKAGLYTAMIMRNDAYKAIMKMPISFFDEINNGELMSILSNDIENISNGLCANLNAIIKTIFIVISSFVFMLYYSVYLTLIVLILFPVFLFVVFILMKKAVPQYQKTQKRVAELNGFIEENLAAHHLIRSFNQMDKINAEFTKKSKRLFNSSFRANVYSNIAYPYANVVTNLLQLIVVAIGSLFAISGISTGSNSEFGPGAIVSFVLYIRIMSNEIARTFENVASIQMSLVSATRALNLINTKPLVDESRLSSIDFIKGDVEFKNVNFSYDKTSSNLQLKNASFKAKRGEIFAIVGPTGAGKTTIINLLSKFYLPNSGEILIDSFKSTDINEHSWRNQISIVLQDTFLFKNTIMENLRYGNLSATDEQIKEASRISSAADFIEQLELGYDTIVEEGGRNFSQGERQLLAITRAILANKNILILDEATSNVDTRTEKIIQAAMLKLMKGKTSFVIAHRLSTIVNADQILVVNNGEIIERGNHHELLNKHGFYEKLYHSSFSED, encoded by the coding sequence ATGCGTAGTTTAGACCCATTTAAAGCCCCAAAAAATCTTAGCGAAATGAGCAAAGTTGAGAAAAAAACCTACTTTAAAAATAATCGTAAAATTAAACTTGATAGCTTTAAAAGATTAATTAAATATTTAAATTATCGTCGTGGAATTTTATTCGGAATTATTATCACCATGCTAATTTCCATTATTTGTTCGACATTAATAGTTTTTGCTTTAGGTTATATTACTGACAACTTTCTAACATATAACTTCATTCACAATGATTATAATGCTTCTCAATTCGCTGGAGCCATCGGAGTTTTAGTTGTATTGAGTATTTTGCAGCAAGTTTTTAATTACTGATCCAATGCTCTATCGGTTAAAGCTGGTCTTTATACTGCTATGATAATGCGAAATGATGCTTATAAGGCAATAATGAAAATGCCTATTTCATTTTTTGATGAAATTAATAACGGTGAACTGATGTCAATATTGTCAAATGATATTGAAAACATTTCCAACGGTTTGTGTGCCAATCTTAACGCTATTATTAAAACAATTTTTATTGTTATAAGCTCATTTGTGTTCATGTTGTACTATTCTGTTTATTTAACACTAATTGTTTTGATTTTATTCCCAGTCTTTTTATTTGTGGTGTTTATCTTAATGAAAAAAGCCGTTCCTCAATATCAAAAAACTCAGAAAAGAGTTGCTGAATTAAATGGCTTTATTGAAGAGAATTTAGCAGCCCATCACTTAATCAGATCATTTAATCAAATGGATAAAATCAACGCTGAATTCACCAAAAAATCTAAAAGACTATTCAATTCATCATTTCGTGCTAATGTCTATTCAAACATTGCTTACCCATATGCTAATGTTGTAACTAATCTCCTACAACTAATTGTTGTGGCAATTGGTTCATTATTTGCTATTAGTGGTATTAGCACTGGCTCTAATTCAGAATTTGGACCAGGAGCAATTGTTTCATTTGTCCTATACATCCGTATTATGTCAAATGAAATCGCTAGAACTTTTGAAAATGTTGCTTCAATTCAGATGTCATTAGTATCAGCAACACGAGCACTTAATTTAATTAATACTAAACCATTAGTAGACGAAAGTCGTCTAAGTTCAATTGATTTTATCAAAGGTGATGTTGAATTTAAAAATGTTAATTTTTCATATGATAAAACAAGTTCAAATCTACAATTGAAAAACGCGTCATTTAAAGCTAAACGTGGAGAAATATTTGCAATTGTTGGTCCCACCGGGGCTGGCAAGACAACAATCATTAATCTACTAAGTAAATTCTATTTACCAAATTCGGGTGAAATTCTAATTGATAGTTTTAAATCGACGGATATTAATGAACATAGTTGAAGAAACCAAATATCAATTGTTTTACAAGACACATTTTTGTTTAAGAACACAATTATGGAAAACCTTCGCTATGGTAATCTATCAGCGACTGATGAACAAATTAAAGAGGCGTCAAGAATTAGTAGTGCTGCTGATTTTATTGAACAATTAGAATTAGGTTATGATACCATTGTTGAAGAAGGCGGACGTAATTTTTCACAAGGCGAGCGTCAACTACTAGCCATTACTAGAGCAATACTAGCTAATAAAAACATTTTAATTTTAGATGAAGCCACATCTAATGTTGACACAAGAACTGAAAAAATCATTCAAGCTGCAATGCTAAAATTGATGAAAGGTAAAACTTCATTTGTTATTGCCCATCGTCTTTCAACCATTGTCAATGCCGACCAAATTCTAGTTGTCAATAATGGCGAAATTATTGAACGTGGGAATCATCATGAGCTACTGAACAAACATGGTTTTTACGAAAAGCTATACCACTCTTCATTTAGTGAAGATTAA
- the lepA gene encoding translation elongation factor 4 — protein MDKKNIRNFAIIAHIDHGKSTLADRILEFTNTITAREARPQILDSMDLEQERGITIKLNAIQIKYKDYVFHLIDTPGHVDFTYEVSRSLAACEGALLLVDATQGIQAQTLANVYLAIENNLEIVPIINKIDLISADPDRVKKEIEDVIGIDASDAILISAKTGINIDQVIEAIIKRIPAPKDADDSKPLQALIFDSYFDNYRGVVIYMRVFQGQVKVGDEILFMQTKKRYLVTELGVKNPNEVKKDILTAGEVGWVSASIRDIKDVAVGDTVTLAKNPTTLPLPGYKKLKPVVYTGFYPVDTRDYNDLKDALEKISLSDSSIVWEPETSKALGFGFRIGFLGLLHMDVLQERLEREFNLDIIATAPSVEFVITLTNGDIQYITNPSFFPDKSTIKTIEEPYIRANILLTEEYLGAIMELCQSKRGKFVEIEYLDDLRRKLVYELPLNETIFDFFDLLKSYSKGYASFDYDYIGLKESDLVKVDILLNGEKIDALAMIVHRDFAYNKSRDLAERLKEVVPRQNFEIPIQAAIGAKIIARETIKAYRKDVTAHLYGGDVTRRQKLLKKQKAGKKRMKQIGTVEVPQEAFLAILKTNVSKKD, from the coding sequence ATGGACAAAAAAAATATTAGAAACTTTGCAATTATCGCTCACATTGATCATGGTAAAAGTACACTTGCTGATCGAATTTTAGAATTCACTAATACCATTACTGCTCGCGAGGCACGCCCTCAAATTCTTGACAGTATGGATTTGGAACAAGAACGTGGAATTACCATCAAGTTAAATGCGATACAAATTAAATATAAGGATTATGTCTTTCATTTAATTGACACACCAGGACATGTTGACTTTACTTATGAAGTTAGCCGTAGTTTGGCAGCCTGTGAAGGTGCTTTACTTTTAGTTGATGCTACCCAAGGCATTCAAGCACAAACACTTGCAAATGTATATTTGGCAATTGAAAACAATTTAGAAATTGTTCCAATTATCAATAAAATCGATTTAATTAGTGCCGATCCTGACCGGGTAAAAAAAGAAATTGAAGATGTCATTGGAATTGATGCTTCTGATGCGATTTTAATATCGGCAAAAACTGGTATTAACATTGACCAAGTTATTGAAGCAATCATTAAAAGAATACCTGCCCCAAAAGATGCTGATGATAGTAAACCACTACAAGCTCTAATATTTGACAGTTACTTTGATAATTATCGTGGGGTAGTTATTTACATGAGAGTTTTTCAGGGTCAAGTTAAAGTTGGGGATGAGATTTTATTCATGCAAACCAAAAAGCGTTACTTGGTAACTGAACTTGGTGTTAAAAATCCTAATGAAGTAAAAAAAGATATTTTAACTGCTGGCGAAGTTGGTTGAGTTTCAGCTTCAATTCGTGATATTAAAGATGTTGCTGTTGGTGATACCGTTACTTTAGCCAAAAACCCAACAACTCTTCCCCTTCCAGGATATAAAAAGCTAAAACCAGTTGTTTATACCGGTTTTTATCCAGTTGATACTCGTGACTATAATGATCTAAAAGATGCACTAGAAAAAATTAGTTTATCTGACTCATCAATTGTTTGAGAACCAGAAACTTCTAAGGCTTTAGGTTTTGGATTTAGAATTGGTTTTCTAGGATTACTTCATATGGATGTTTTGCAGGAGCGTCTAGAAAGAGAATTTAATCTTGATATTATTGCAACTGCCCCTTCTGTTGAGTTTGTTATTACTTTAACTAATGGTGACATTCAATATATTACTAATCCTTCATTTTTTCCCGATAAAAGTACTATTAAAACGATTGAAGAGCCATATATTCGTGCTAACATTCTTCTAACTGAAGAGTATTTAGGGGCAATAATGGAATTATGCCAAAGTAAGCGTGGCAAATTTGTTGAAATTGAATACTTAGATGATCTCAGAAGAAAGCTTGTATATGAGCTTCCACTAAATGAAACAATATTTGATTTCTTTGATTTACTTAAGAGCTATTCAAAAGGTTATGCCTCATTTGATTATGATTATATTGGTTTAAAGGAATCTGATTTAGTCAAGGTTGACATTCTTCTAAATGGCGAAAAAATTGATGCGCTAGCAATGATAGTTCATCGTGATTTTGCTTATAATAAAAGTCGTGATTTAGCTGAAAGATTAAAAGAAGTTGTTCCCCGTCAAAATTTTGAAATTCCAATCCAAGCAGCAATTGGTGCTAAAATAATAGCAAGAGAAACCATTAAGGCTTATCGAAAAGACGTTACCGCACACTTATATGGTGGTGATGTCACAAGAAGACAAAAACTACTAAAAAAACAAAAAGCAGGTAAAAAGAGGATGAAACAAATTGGAACCGTTGAAGTTCCCCAAGAAGCATTCTTAGCAATATTAAAAACAAATGTTTCAAAAAAGGATTAG
- the lysS gene encoding lysine--tRNA ligase, with protein MERKFTEQEQVRRNKIAALESNNIKAFSATIVPTASSQDIIQKYEKLTKDEIESKKVNVIFNGRITAQRGPFLVLQDHFSTMQIYIDKKSLDTQSTETLKLLDLGDIISVEGYVSKTNTDALVIKAKSVTLLTKSLKPLPDKYHGLVDPEERRRHRYVDTIVNEESRKTFVMRTKIIKGIREYFDNLDYMEVDTPVLHPILGGAAAKPFITYYNALNQNFYLRIATELPLKKCLVGGFERVYEIGRIFRNEGVDATHNPEFTSIEFYEAYSNMWGMMERTEGVFKHLVEKLNISKVKFNGMDIEFKFPFAKINMVDAVSEKIGIDVRKLSDKDAKDLAKKHGVKCEKYFKLGHVINELFEKYIEETLIQPTFVYGHPIEISPLAFKDEKDPRFTQRAELFIGTKEFANMFTELNDPIDQLERFESQLTERESGNEEANEIDWDFINALEYGMPPAGGCGIGIDRLIMLLTQNDSIRDILLFPQLKDLKEAK; from the coding sequence ATGGAAAGAAAATTTACTGAACAAGAACAAGTTAGAAGAAACAAAATTGCTGCCTTGGAATCAAACAATATTAAAGCATTTAGCGCAACAATTGTACCAACAGCATCTTCACAAGATATTATTCAAAAATATGAAAAATTAACAAAAGATGAAATTGAAAGCAAAAAAGTCAATGTGATCTTCAATGGAAGAATTACCGCTCAAAGAGGACCGTTTTTAGTTCTGCAAGATCACTTTAGCACAATGCAAATTTACATTGACAAAAAAAGTTTAGACACTCAATCAACTGAAACCTTGAAGTTACTTGATTTAGGAGATATTATTTCAGTTGAAGGTTATGTTTCTAAAACTAACACTGATGCTTTAGTAATTAAAGCAAAAAGTGTAACTTTGCTAACAAAATCTTTAAAACCGCTGCCAGATAAATATCATGGATTAGTTGATCCCGAAGAGCGTAGACGTCACCGTTATGTTGATACCATTGTGAATGAAGAATCGCGAAAAACTTTTGTTATGAGAACTAAAATCATCAAAGGTATTCGTGAATACTTCGATAATTTAGATTATATGGAAGTAGATACACCAGTTCTACACCCGATCCTAGGTGGAGCTGCTGCTAAACCATTTATTACCTACTACAATGCTTTAAATCAAAATTTCTATCTAAGAATCGCGACTGAATTACCGCTAAAAAAATGTTTAGTTGGTGGCTTTGAAAGAGTTTATGAAATTGGAAGAATTTTTAGAAATGAAGGAGTAGACGCAACCCATAATCCAGAATTTACCTCAATTGAATTTTATGAAGCATATTCAAATATGTGGGGAATGATGGAAAGAACTGAGGGAGTGTTTAAACACTTAGTAGAAAAACTAAATATTTCAAAAGTTAAGTTTAACGGTATGGATATTGAATTTAAATTCCCATTTGCTAAAATCAATATGGTCGATGCTGTTTCAGAAAAAATTGGCATTGATGTCCGTAAATTATCAGATAAAGATGCGAAAGATTTAGCAAAAAAACATGGTGTAAAATGTGAAAAATATTTCAAACTAGGCCATGTTATTAATGAACTCTTTGAAAAGTATATTGAAGAAACTCTTATTCAACCAACATTTGTTTATGGACACCCAATTGAAATTTCGCCGCTAGCCTTTAAAGATGAAAAAGATCCTCGTTTTACTCAAAGAGCAGAACTATTTATCGGAACTAAAGAATTTGCTAATATGTTCACAGAATTAAATGATCCAATTGATCAGTTGGAACGTTTTGAAAGTCAATTAACTGAACGTGAATCAGGAAATGAGGAGGCAAATGAAATTGATTGAGATTTTATTAATGCCCTTGAATATGGTATGCCCCCTGCTGGTGGATGTGGTATTGGAATTGACCGTCTAATTATGCTGCTAACCCAAAATGATTCAATTCGTGACATTCTTCTATTCCCTCAACTAAAAGATTTGAAAGAAGCAAAATAA